The Solanum lycopersicum chromosome 8, SLM_r2.1 DNA segment gctccttatgaagccttgtatggtaggaggtgtagatcttctattggatggtttgaggttggcGAGTCTTCACTTCTTGGTCCCGACTTGAtttatatcataaggaaccatTTGCAAACAGCCTATAGTCGACAAAGTCTTttgccgatcataggagaagagaCCTCGAATTTGatgaaggtgataaggtgtatttgaaaatttcgcCTAtaaaaggggtggttagatttgtcaaaagggaagttaagtcctcgttatgtgggtccctatgaaatatttcaaagggTTAGCAAGGGGCATATGAAATAAAACTTCCTAGTGAGATATCTTTAGTTCATCACGTTTCCACGTACGCATGGTTAAGAAGTGCATTGGTAATCctgagtccattcttcctattgaaggtCTTGATGTAAAGGAGAACCTCTCCTATAAGGAGGTTCTGGTGGAAATCCTTGATCATCAAGTGaagaggttgagaaacaaagaggtggcctccgtaaaagtgttatggagaaaccacctagttgagggagaaacatgggaggccgaggccaacatgaagtcccgttatcgTCATCTGTTTACTAATAAAGGTTAGTTGTTCTTgcttataatgaaaataatgacatattttgaagtttctttgattattggtgaagttttgcaaaaatgCTTATGTTACAGTGAAATTACAGAGAAATATGTCTTTATGCTTGAAAATTTGCAATtcttcttgttttgagttatgttgtgcattttgatatggtgaatcTTTATGAAATGGTGTTAACTATGTTTGTAAGTTAAGTTTTGGCATAGTTGACTCATATATGGTATGTTGAGCTCTTGTTGTTGCGAGAATAAAATTCCTCATATTGTGATTTTGAGCTTTATGTGTAGTAATGGGAGTCTTGATATGTGTAAATTCCATGTTTTAGTTAaagttattatgtatttttgttggcTTGGCGTCTAGTCTTGAGtaattttttccttctaaaagattttagtgtcattcggggacgaatgttcctaagggaggGAAAATGTAACTCTCCAAAAGTGTAAGATCTAATCTAGATCCTAAGATGATTGTCTAACGGTGAGGACACTgttttaatatcataaaatgtaTATAAGTCAGCTACGAAgtttaagaatcaaaatgacAAGAAACGTCAAAGACGTCAGGAAGCAAGTCTAATTGAACTAGTGAAACGTCCTTAGGTTTCAGAAAGGTTTATGAGTGGTGTATGAggtctaaaagttaaaaaatgactttaaataggtaaatatatgtataatagtAAAAACTTCCAGGCTCGACCTCCCAAGGGTCGCCCTTGGGCTCCATAAAACGACCCATAACTTGACTTTGCAAGCTGCCAAAGCAACAACCAAAATACACATAGATGTAACAAATCCGCATCACGGACTTGGGTGATTTTCAGTCAAATATAAAGTTTACCTTGAGGTCAGGTAGAGGAATCTACtgtctcaaaaattaatttagaaattcatGCGGGAATAGCTCCGTGTCGCGGACTTGTTCCCCGacgaaaatctgaaatttggattttaagtttgacttcattaaagggTCTACTTAAGTGAGGGATATTTTAGGTATTCCGTCGGGGTTCTATATATTGATTTCCAATTAGTTTTTCCTCATATTTACTCACATAAATCAAATCCccatatcaaaattcaaaagcTATCACCTCTCTCTAATTTCTCTCTATTtcatcctccattgaaggaagACTAAAGCTTGAAGAACAAGTCCAATTTCTCTAGGATttcacttgaattttgtggattaatttttattaaggtatggtttctttagTCTTGGGTTTCCTTTCCCCTAGAGGTCCtctcaaagttgatttctaaaacacccaattccaagggtttttctattctaatggattttcttctaaacttaAAATTGATGATTAACTGTGATTTCTTATGACTAATTAAGGGTATATTGTTGagtaatttatgttaattgatGCAATATCTTGTAGATCATGTTATTTTTCCCCAATTccccaaatcttggatcttgcttAGAAATTGATGGAAATTGAAGAATGTATTAATTGTTGgacttattttatctattttaattcattcatggACTTCTAGGGTAAAGGATTGTTGGTATTAGatctatttcttgaagaattaGTGATGAACCCTattcccctaaccctaggttatgtaTTGAAGTTAATTGTGATAGTGATAATGCAATTGATCTTGATTTTGTGTTATTTACTATTATGTCATGATATTACACCCATGGTTGGGTTGAGTTTGAGGTTTTATGGTAAGATCTTGATGTTGTCTtgtgaaggagacttggtaagtcttgtgatctcaactctttacttcaattatggttacttGTAATTAAGTGataatgttgtattgaagtgtaccttatattaagattgatagagttggtatgatgttgaattgaattttcttgactatggtttgtgaggtaTTGACTACGATGTAAattttataaggatggtgataacctaccaatgtgccttatcatgatgtcAAATgtaaatgtgttaacctcacatgtatggattgtaatgaaaggaaaatactcatgcaattcttattgagctatgatgatgatgattacatAAGGGATAGACTCTacgacctaaactaagctatgatcaTTAATAAAGGAatcaaagacatttcaaaagtgaTGTTAGATTAGCACAGAgagaacttgacaatgggaggtgttgactttccatagaggaattcaccctatagttccacatgaggtgttgacttccctaTGAGGGATACTCACCCTATCGATTCTCATAAGATGAGGCTCCAATTTCAAAGTGGAATGTACAGAGTgcatacctatctcttagttccttaAACTATGTTACCCCCATATGAAGACTAactagtggatcaacctagaaagctacatttatgtttggttctactttggctggTAAAGCACCTTACATTATTGTAAGGtcttatgacaccagattccacacttagctcttgtggtctatttCGATTAAAGCAAATGttcccaaaaaggtaaaatgaagtaataatgaACTCAAACTATAATGATCTAaagggtttagcttagtctaggtagggtgAGACTCTACCTATTAACCTTGAAGGTATTCTTAGgggttgttcttatgtatgtatatgcttataaatttaattgatgataatgtgATGATCTTACATGTAAATGACAATGTGTGATGTTGGTTACTcctatgaacatgtatttggtttctattgctaaagtatgacattatgtactcttaatgatatgttatgtggAGTTGgatatttattatgtttcttggtaggtttacttgattaagtaaggttatggggttttGCTTAGTTATTGCACAATTGGACTTAATGAGGGTCATGAGTAGTGGTCTTGCTTGATTATGATGTGATTAACTCTTGATCATAGAGTTGTATCTGATTATGGGTTTAAGTATGTTCATATGCATGTGACTTGATTTGACTTATGGTGGTTTGGTCTCGTATAGGACATGGTattgacttaatgaataataattaatgacttgtattagttcttgaatgtgcataaggatttcaaaatgaaaagtagcatgttttaataaaatgtcCCTCTTTAGCACGATTTCActtgttttatgtgcatatacgcatacttagtacaagtgtgtactaacccattttTATGTTTACTACAAATGTAGGGTCTGGCCATTGAGCTTATAGAAGTCCTTTGAAGACtactttaatattttccaagagtttggtaggtcctcactttctgtGGACAATGCCATTATCAAGCGATTTATGTTGTTCTAGAATAAGACTCtctgttctttccttttcatttcaaGACGATTGTTGTGTAGCCTAGCCAAGGCTCTTTGTTGTAATAAAAGCGGGTTAAGACCAATTTTTGAATTCCTTCTAGAcagtttaatatgagacatattATAGAATTCTTATGATATTACgatcctatatgatgtatgtgaaaatagaagtaatagactatgtaatcttcttatacaaaGGGTCTGTGTATACtggatatgaatatatattatgtgtatgagagaggtctatgtaaacctcacgATTGAGATAGAAAGGTTTGAAATTTTCCGCCTTTTGAACCTGTGAATGTAATGATggaagctaagaggctagtcttagtcttcTTTAAGGAAGACGacaccggttacgtctagggggtgctccccggatgtggcAAACGGACACTTCAAATGCCTGAAAAACCTTCTTGAGGCGTAAATAGAAACCTCTTACCTATTTTCTAGATGTATAAAGATTTTATCTGTTAGactctttttaaattaaattttcttaattttatttttaaaatttaagtggCGTCTcaatctaattatttttcttaaaatgttttatacttagaatatttcagaaAGTGATTTTCCTAATAGTAAAGTTACGGCGTAACAGGTAGTGGATTGGAGGAAGTGGGGTCATGTAATTAGTAGAAGggtgtaaattattttattttattttttttaaaaaatataacataatataatattatttagttattttaaactaacaaaaattgattagttaataataaataagaaatacttgtttatttattaaactaaattctttattgttattttcaaatcttttaaaataaagctactaaaataagacaaaattaaaatatctaagttagacataaaagaaaaatttaaggaataatAAATGGTATAAAATCTTACGTTCGGTCAAAAATTATCTGTATAGTTTGCCGCTCTTTGACTGGAAATACACTAAGATAAGGTGACAAGCTTTGACTAGACTCttatttgaaagaaatataTTCAACTCAGTCCTTGTTTTGGATAGCCTACATTTCCCAGGATCTAAGGGAATTAGGTCACGTCTAGTTCCATGAGATGAggtaatgaatttaaaattaagcGAGGTTCTATAAAGGCTTCAGATTGCGGGTCTTGTCtttaattacataaataaaaaattgaaactcgTAGTCAAACGAAAAATAAAAGTACAGACTCCTATCTATGCAGTTTCTCTTGAATCTTCACTTTAAGTCTTTATTTTTAGATATCtccttgatttttgggtgagtACCTTGATTGAATTGGATTGAGGCTTAACTTGCGATATAAAGTGAGCTTTTGACATTCTTCTGAATGACAATTTCAAAATTCTCATGAATGACTGCATATCTTCTTAATAAGTGGTTGAATAGAAACAAATGTCAGGAAGTTAGACTGATGTATGCATTTAACAAGTTGACTCTAGCTATCATGAGGATTGATCATTCTGAAAAGATTTGAAACtttgttctttaatttcaaattcatGTTTCGCTTGAAGAAACCTGAAACCATCaccaacaaaagaaataaacaaacaatTTGCCCTAGTTTTCACAAGAaaaattttgtgatttattagaaaatgttattttaaaaataatatatagataaACTCAGACTAGGAAGTCTTCACTCTAGGAGAAATTAACTGAATCTCATTATGTATGAGGGTCTTGCTAGTCTAAATTCCATTATGTAGGAGGGTCCTAGTAATCTCATTATGTTGGAGGGTCCTACTAGTCCCATTATAAGGAGGGTCCTACTAATCTATTCATATTATGAGAAGGGTCATGGTAATTTCAATCTCATTATGTATGAGGGTCCTGGTAATCCGATTATATTGGAGGGTCTTTCTAATCTAAGTCTTATTATGAGGAGGGTCCTACTAATCCCATTATGATGAGGGTCTTGCTAATGTAAGTCCCATTATGAGGAGGTTCCTTCTAAACTAATTTCATTATGAGACGAGTCTTGCTAATCTAAGTCTCATTAtaaggagggtcctgctaatcacattatgaggaggattctgCTAATCTAAGTCTCATTATGTGGAGGACCTGCTAGTCATATAATGAAGAGGGTCTTGCTTATTGCATTATTAGGATGGTCCTGCTAATCTATGTCCCATTATgaagagggtcctgctagtcccattatgaGGAGGGTCTTGTCCCCTTATAAGGAGGGTCCTTCTAAACTAATGTCATAGTGAAGAGGGTCCTACTAATCTAAATTCTAATATGAGGAGGTTCCTTCTTGTCCCAATATGAGGAGGGTCATGGTAATCACATTGTGTAAGATGGTTCTGGCTATCGCATTGTGTAGGAGGGTCCTGGTAATTCCATCATAAGGAGGGTCTTGCTAATATAAATTCCATTATGTAGGAGGGTCTTTAAAATCTCATTGTGTAGGAGGGTCATGCTATTCTAAATCTCATTATGCAGGAGGATCTTGCTTAACAGAATTATCAAATGGAATcaccacaattttttttggccCCAGTTTGCAccagaaaaatattatttacgcTGTTATCATGAATGAGAAATACTTGTaccaaataaaaacaaaggaaaatgcaaaatataatgtaattagGGAGTTTGTTCCAtagagataaaaaataattgggtGTTTGTTCCTTAAGGTTAAACTGCAACTAGAGTGCTTATTCCCTTGAAATgagagtgattttttttttaacaaaaaaatttttaaattgaggATCTTTGGAActtataatttatcattttttttccaaaaaaatgatccaatttttatcattcaagaatataaaattttattcggTGAGACCTATCTCTATAGTAAGACAGCCTACGTATCTTATATAACAAGAATGAAGTCAGACGTAGttcatagaaataaaaaaaattatcatgtactttttctattttttttttattttacaaaagacCTCTTTTGAAAAGAGTACTataggagaaaaaaaattattcatgatTATGATTGTTTTGACTTTAGTTGGTACCAAAtcttagtataatatatatgaatcaccttcaaatattttcagaaaaaattGAGGTTAACTTTGAGAACTCCCAATAGTTTTAAATGATATCTCGAGCATACTTAAGTATTTACAAGATCATTTCATATTGCATAAACTAAGAGACTAGAATTATTCATATCCTCATGTTTCAAGTATCCTTACAACAAATAATGTCCTTTTTCACACATTAAAGAATTGTTTAGATCATAGAGAACTTTTGAAAGTCACTCACACTCAGAAAGATGTTCAGCACATTAAATTAAGATATCATATGTTTGACTCTCATGTAAGTATCCATTAGCACGAGAACACTAAAAATGATATCAAATTGGGCTTGTCATTGACATGTAATGAAGACTTAGGGAAATATAGGATATTTATTTGGgataaaatgattattttctcCTTGAAATTTTCACAATGCTTTCAATTTTACATTTTGGCATTTAACATTTGTTTTTCTGAAATCTtgtcttatttatttcttttttcctcattttttctccattttgtttgagattttttaaatattttttatgcaatcttttctttgtaatttttttaactttcacatatttgacatttttgcTTTGTTACTTACCTTAGGTCTTTGGTGATGTGTAGATAATTGATAGTGCGCTCAGGGAAGTAGGACCAAGGTACAATGTACAATTGCACTCAAAATGATATATGCTAAATATGctattcaaataaaaaggatttaggatcaaaataaaaatttaatggaTAATATATCATTTGGTAGGCTTGAAGGCACAATCGGATCAAAAAAACCTATAATCCTATCTCAACTTAAATGTTGTTCAATATTTCAACACAACCAACATATGGGACAAGTTCTAAATCTGCAAAGTCATGTCATtggattttatttataaatctcACCACACAGTGCACATGAAGCATaagtgaatttatttttatcataattttaagCAAAAAAATTTCTCAAGTAGCAcatcaatatattaaaagaaaccAAACGAAGTCTATTGGTGACAACAAAGTTGATCTGTCTTGCTAAATAGctaaacattttattattttttcttatgcaCAATACTAAGTATGTTGCTACAAACCCaatcaaaaaaattctaaaaagaatTCCATTTTTCTGCCTAGTTTATGTGACAAGgacttcaagattttttttcatagttGGACTGAACCTCAAGataaggctgcctacgtatcttgtGAAAGCAAAAATCAGgtcaaacatagttcaaaattttgatatatgaagtaaaaatttttgttttaatttatttttgaataaggCTAAAACCCTTACACTTTAGAATTAATAAACAaacttttccttctttttttaactttgtttttattttgaaattttaaataaagatcACCAAACCCTAAAAGGATTGTCTTCGTATCTCATTGGGTGGGAATCAGGTTTGTGTAGTTATGAAGCTTTTATTAAACGTTTTTAACTTATTGAAACCTTTATTGTATTTCAAATATCTTGTTGTAAATATGCAACGACTAGACTATTTGACCTTGACCGAACAATAATAGATAATTAAtgaagataataaaataaagtcttTTAAATAATGTAACAAGTAGCACAAAGATAAGAATATATTGGTGAGCGgcattaaattataaatacatatgaTGCAAATAAGGCGTATCCTATTAGGTATAATAAATGTCTAAAATCTATTTTACTAATTCAATACCGTAATGGAATAGGTGTCTAGACTGACTATAAAACGAGTAGACAACTCGAGTCGGGAAGGTACAACTTACTGGTAGTATTCCGACCTGACAGTTTGTCCTTCCAATCCTAAGACGTATTTTACTGTAGAATCCTTCTCAGGAGCGTTGCCACATCTCTGGTATCTCATTGCTCGGAAGCATAATTGCTTCTTTGAATAGAGTATCTCGGAAGATTCAGATGGATGCGTGTGGAAAGACAGCTTATATTGCAATTCAAACAATATCAAAGCGTAAATAAGCTTACAAATAGTacattaagataaaaaaaacacaataaaaattaataacaatcaTCTACAAGTCAGTATTTACAAGCTCAAATTCTAGTATCCCCAACCGAATTGTCATATATCACACCGCTATTTTTTCCCCAAAGAGGTTCAAAAATAGTGTTTCCAACTAAAgtgacatttcaaaaaaaatattattttatttttgattctCCACTTTGAATTGAACTTTGGTGTtgcaagtcaccttatttacaTCCCTAATCAAATGGAAGTTGACTCTTTATTTTGTTGGACTGCAAACTAGAAGTCTAGGTATGGAATTCTGTTGACCAAGAGGAAGGTGTGAGGCAGCCCTCGAGTCCCGTTGTTGTAGCATGGTCTTTTTATTGACTTATATCTGACTTGACTTTGTTTTCATAACATTATATGTTGCCGATCTTTGTTGAAAAAACTGAATTACTTATTCGAACAACTTTGCTGAAATACAAAGTAACCAAAGTTTAATATAATCagtaagataaaaaaaagaacagaaatTAATTCATCACAACTAAAATCGGTAAACATATCAGAATCTAGAAAAAGACAAAACGAAAAACATCAAGCCTACTGAATGCTCAGTGTCCTTAACATACATTTCCATAAATCATTTGACTCCAATACGTAAAAAAAAAGcagaattttattaatattgtcaacaaccattacatttaATCTGAATAGGtcctcattgaggtagcccttgCCTAAGAATatctcattcttacttattaaaACTTtgtcactaactaggacacacttagaCCCATTCTTAACGAGCAGTGCAGCATAAAATAAATTCTTCCTAATTGTAGGGACACACCGAACattgttcaaagtcaacaccttgtcagatgtcattttcaacattactttcctAGTTCCTACAatccttgttgttgttgtgtttctTAGGAACAAATCTTCATCGAACTCAACATGAGTGTACCTTAAAAAGACTTCTTTTGCAAAGCAAATATGTCGAGTGACACCTGAGTTGAGAAACCACTCCTtcggatttccaactaagttgcAATCTAAGACCATTACATACAAGTCATCTTCATCTTCTATTTGTTCCACagtgtttgcttgacttttttCTTTGCCTTTATCATTGTCATTTCTTGGAGAACGATGGTAAGAAGACTTATGACCAGCCTTACCACAATTGTAATAGTTGcccttgaatttcttcttgaCCCGTTCTGACTTCTGTCCGTTGGACTTCTTTATCTTATTGTatttggtaggagcttctttaaaaatatgaacTCAAATTATTGTCGAATTCTTACAAGACTTCTTTTCGGCAGTTTtattatcttcctcaatcttgagtcgtaccacaagatcttcaagctttaTTTCCTTGCACTTGTGTTTtggataattcttgaaatcattccatGAAGGAGgtaacttctcgatcattgcaaccacttgaaaagattcatttactaccatatcttgaGCAATCAGATCTTGGGaaataagttgaagttcatACAGTTGTGATTTAACAGctttactatctaccattttatagtctaaaatcTTTGTaaccacaaactttttcaagcatgcatcttatgtcttatatttcttattaAGTGCATCCCACAACTCTTTCTTAGTTTgcattgcactatagacataATATATcacatcctctaaagcacttaGAATGTATCCGTTACATAGGAAGTTTGTCTGTTTTCATACTTCAGTCATGAGTTTTTTTCTGCCTAGAACTTCAGCAGTTTGCACTAGAGTTTCATTGTTGGCAAATTTCTATAGAacaagagtggtaagccagaaaaatactaGTTGCTGCCATCCTTCGAAATTCATACAAGAAAATTTTTCTGATTTCTCTACTTCTGGTACAATAGTTCGGGTTGGTGAAGCAACAGTCACTAAAACATTGTTGTTTGTTATTTCTGATACAACAAAAATTGATACAGACTTAGTAAGCAATAACTTAATATTACAcacttaaaggagtataaaaccACGAAGATTTTTTTGTCTCCACCATAAACacagattaaaaaataaaataa contains these protein-coding regions:
- the LOC138337856 gene encoding uncharacterized protein, with the protein product MVDSKAVKSQLYELQLISQDLIAQDMVVNESFQVVAMIEKLPPSWNDFKNYPKHKCKEIKLEDLVIKKSNGQKSERVKKKFKGNYYNCGKAGHKSSYHRSPRNDNDKGKEKSQANTVEQIEDEDDLYVMVLDCNLVGNPKEWFLNSGVTRHICFAKEVFLRYTHVEFDEDLFLRNTTTTRIVGTRKVMLKMTSDKLSFHTHPSESSEILYSKKQLCFRAMRYQRCGNAPEKDSTVKYVLGLEGQTVRSEYYQ